A stretch of Halomonas elongata DSM 2581 DNA encodes these proteins:
- the msrA gene encoding peptide-methionine (S)-S-oxide reductase MsrA, whose amino-acid sequence MPISPLSARCCSLLLIAGFASPAMADNTDTASAVFAAGCFWCVEEAYDKVEGVVSTISGFSGGDVADPSYDQVVAGGTGHAEAVKVEYDPSRVDYDTLLYVFWRNVDPFAENRQFCDEGPSYRSALFPMDAEQRRLAEASREAVAERFDRQVATEISDFEAFYPAETYHQNFYDKNPLRYRFYKSACGRSDRLEEIWGDEAEASARS is encoded by the coding sequence ATGCCAATCTCGCCACTTTCCGCACGCTGCTGCTCGCTGCTGCTGATCGCCGGTTTCGCGTCGCCTGCCATGGCCGACAACACCGATACCGCCAGTGCCGTCTTCGCGGCCGGCTGTTTCTGGTGCGTCGAGGAAGCCTACGACAAGGTCGAGGGCGTGGTATCCACCATCTCGGGCTTCAGCGGCGGCGACGTGGCCGATCCCAGTTACGATCAGGTCGTCGCCGGCGGCACCGGCCACGCCGAGGCGGTCAAGGTCGAGTACGACCCCAGCCGGGTAGACTATGACACCCTGCTCTACGTGTTCTGGCGCAATGTCGATCCTTTCGCCGAAAATCGGCAATTCTGCGACGAAGGCCCCTCCTATCGCAGTGCCCTCTTTCCGATGGACGCCGAACAACGGCGACTGGCCGAGGCCAGCCGCGAGGCGGTGGCCGAGCGCTTCGATCGCCAAGTGGCCACCGAGATCAGCGACTTCGAGGCTTTCTATCCGGCCGAGACCTACCACCAGAACTTCTACGACAAGAACCCGCTGCGCTACCGTTTCTACAAGTCTGCCTGCGGACGCTCGGATCGACTCGAGGAGATCTGGGGCGACGAAGCCGAAGCCAGCGCACGCTCCTGA